One stretch of Cervus canadensis isolate Bull #8, Minnesota chromosome 5, ASM1932006v1, whole genome shotgun sequence DNA includes these proteins:
- the PMPCA gene encoding mitochondrial-processing peptidase subunit alpha — MAAMVLAATRLLRGSGSWGRSRLRFGDPAYRRFSSGGAYPNIPLSSPLPGVPKPVFATVDGQEKFETKVTTLDNGLRVASQNKFGQFCTVGILINSGSRYEAKYLSGIAHFLEKLAFSSTDQFDSKDEILLTLEKHGGICDCQTSRDTTMYAVSADSKGLDTVVGLLADVVLHPRLTDEEIEMTRMAVQFELEDLNMRPDPEPLLTEMIHEAAYRENTVGLHRFCPVENIGKIDRDVLHSYLRNYYTPDRMVLAGVGVEHAQLVECARKYLLGTRPAWGTGAAVHVDRSVAQYTGGIVKLERDMSNVSLGPTPFPELTHIMIGLESCSFLEGDFIPFAVLNMMMGGGGSFSAGGPGKGMFTRLYLNVLNRHHWMYNATSYHHSYEDTGLLCIHASADPRQVREMVEIITREFVLMAGTVDVVELERAKTQLMSMLMMNLEARPVIFEDVGRQVLATRSRKLPHELCALIRDVKPEDIKRVASKMLRGKPAVAALGDLSELPAYEHVQTALASRDGRLPRTYRLFR; from the exons ATGGCGGCTATGGTGCTGGCGGCGACGCGGCTGCTGCGAGGCTCGGGCTCGTGGGGCCGCTCGCGGCTGAG GTTTGGAGACCCTGCATACAGACGCTTCAGCAGTGGTGGTGCCTACCCCAATATCCCCCTCTCTTCCCCCTTGCCCGGAGTACCCAAGCCTGTTTTTGCTACAGTTGATGGACAAGAAAAGTTCGAAACCAAAGTTACCACACTGGATAATGGACTTCGTGTGGCATCCCAGAATAAGTTTGGACAATTCTGTACAGTAGGAA TTCTTATTAACTCTGGATCAAGATACGAAGCGAAATATCTTAGTGGGATTGCTCACTTTTTGGAAAAATTGGCATTTTCG TCTACTGATCAATTTGACAGCAAAGATGAAATTCTGCTTACCTTGGAGAAGCATGGGGGTATCTGTGATTGCCAGACATCAAG AGACACCACCATGTATGCTGTGTCTGCTGATTCTAAGGGCCTGGACACAGTGGTGGGCTTGCTGGCAGACGTGGTCCTGCACCCCAGGCTGACAG ACGAGGAGATTGAGATGACGCGCATGGCTGTGCAGTTTGAGCTGGAGGACCTCAACATGCGGCCCGACCCAGAGCCACTCCTCACCGAGATGATTCACGAG GCCGCGTACAGGGAAAACACGGTGGGCCTCCACCGTTTCTGCCCCGTGGAGAACATCGGGAAGATCGACCGGGACGTGCTGCACTCCTATCTGAGGAACTACTACACCCCTGACCGCATGGTGCTGGCCGGCGTGGGGGTGGAGCATGCGCAGCTGGTGGAGTGCGCCCGGAAGTACCTCCTGGGGACCCGCCCTGCCTGGGGCACCGGGGCGGCCGTGCACGTGGACAGATCGGTGGCTCAGTACACCGGGGGCATCGTCAAG CTGGAGAGAGACATGTCCAATGTcagcctgggccccaccccattCCCTGAGCTCACGCACATCATGATCGGCCTGGAGAGCTGCTCCTTCCTG GAGGGGGACTTCATCCCTTTTGCGGTGTTGAACATGATGATGGGCGGGGGCGGCTCCTTCTCGGCCGGCGGGCCCGGTAAGGGCATGTTCACCAGGCTCTACCTCAATGTGCTCAACAG GCACCACTGGATGTACAATGCGACCTCCTACCACCACAGCTACGAGGACACAGGCCTGCTGTGCATTCATGCCAGCGCCGACCCCAGACAG GTTCGAGAGATGGTGGAAATCATCACGAGGGAGTTTGTTTTAATGGCTGGGACTGTGGACGTG GTGGAGCTGGAGCGGGCCAAGACGCAGCTCATGTCCATGCTCATGATGAACCTGGAGGCCCGGCCTGTCATCTTCGAGGATGTGGGGAGGCAGGTCCTGGCCACCCGTTCCAGAAAGCTGCCCCACGAGCTGTGTGCACTCATCC GCGACGTGAAGCCGGAGGACATCAAGAGGGTCGCCTCCAAGATGCTCCGCGGGAAGCCCGCCGTGGCCGCGCTGGGGGACCTGAGCGAGCTGCCCGCATACGAGCACGTGCAGACGGCGCTGGCCAGCAGGGACGGGCGCCTGCCCCGGACGTACCGGCTCTTCCGGTAG
- the INPP5E gene encoding phosphatidylinositol polyphosphate 5-phosphatase type IV isoform X2, with protein sequence MPSKLASLGHSEAASQQPTPQGCLRPEGSMLKGLLPNSDEEPVPCLGSPAAGDLRGPERSPELPLDTPEQVSNEDPQAQARPFTPKPPPPRPRLERALSLDEKGWRKRRFRTSREDLTVRNGASPSGGSLQDETPRTPTRSGSPPCLSASLQEIPTARRAPGSGGPSSWGNCLSGMISTSLDLLHREGASAGSAPRLASLLSPRPLPAMGRNVASEGLRTANKVDPDHADYKLRLQARLFRAHSSLGPGRPPSPLACDDCSLHSSRSTFSLLAPIRAKDVRSRSYLEGSLLASGALMGADELARYFPDRTVALFVATWNMQGQKELPPNLDELLLPAEADLAQDLYVVGVQEGCSDRREWETRLQETLGPHYVMLYSAAHGALYMSVLIRRDLIWFCSEVESSTVTTRIVSQIKTKGALGVSFTFFGTSLLFITSHFTSGDGKVGERLVDYSKTVQGLALPKNVPDTSPYRSDAADVTTRFDEVFWFGDFNFRLSGGRATVEAILRQDPGSSVQALLQHDQLAREMQRGSIFKGFQEPDIHFLPSYKFDVGKDSYDSTSKQRTPSYTDRVLFRSRHKDDICPVKYSSCPGIRTSDHRPVIPLAAGKFDRELYLLGIKRRISREIQRQQALKSQHASAICTVS encoded by the exons ATGCCATCCAAGTTGGCGAGCTTGGGGCACTCAGAGGCCGCCTCCCAGCAGCCCACTCCCCAGGGGTGTCTGCGTCCTGAAGGCAGCATGCTCAAGGGACTGCTTCCAAACAGTGATGAAGAGCCTGTCCCCTGCCTGGGGTCCCCGGCTGCTGGCGACCTTCGGGGACCCGAGAGGAGCCCAGAGCTCCCCCTGGACACCCCAGAGCAAGTCAGCAACGAGGACCCACAGGCCCAAGCGAGACCCTTCACCCCGAAGCCGCCACCCCCGAGGCCCAGGCTGGAGCGGGCGCTATCCCTGGATGAGAAGGGCTGGAGAAAGAGGCGTTTTCGAACCAGCCGTGAGGACCTGACTGTGCGGAATGGGGCCAGCCCCTCGGGGGGCTCCCTGCAGGACGAGACCCCCAGGACCCCCACCCGCAGCGGCTCCCCACCTTGCCTGAGCGCCTCCCTGCAGGAGATCCCCACGGCTCGCAGGGCCCCGGGCAGCGGGGGGCCCTCCTCATGGGGAAACTGTCTTTCCGGGATGATCAGCACGTCCCTGGACCTGCTGCACCGGGAAGGGGCCTCGGCCGGGAGTGCCCCCCGGCTGGCCAGCCTGCTTTCCCCGCGCCCGCTGCCCGCCATGGGCCGCAACGTGGCCTCCGAAGGCCTGCGGACAGCGAACAAGGTGGACCCGGATCATGCCGACTACAAGCTCCGGCTACAGGCCAGGCTGTTCCGTGCGCACAGCAGCCTGGGCCCTGGCCGGCCCCCGAGCCCCCTGGCCTGCGACGACTGCTCCCTCCACTCGTCCAGGTCCACCTTCAGCCTCCTGGCGCCCATCCGTGCCAAGGACGTCCGGAGCAG GAGCTACCTGGAGGGGAGCCTCCTGGCAAGCGGGGCCCTGATGGGGGCGGACGAGCTGGCCCGTTACTTCCCGGACCGGACCGTGGCTCTGTTCGTGGCCACATGGAACATGCAGGGCCAGAAG GAGCTGCCCCCGAACCTGGACGAGCTCCTGCTGCCAGCCGAGGCTGACCTGGCCCAGGACCTGTATGTCGTGGGCGTCCAGGAGGGCTGCTCCGACAG GCGGGAGTGGGAGACGCGGCTGCAGGAGACGCTGGGCCCGCACTACGTCATGCTGTACTCGGCAGCCCACGGCGCGCTCTACATGTCCGTGCTCATCCGCAGGGACCTCATCTGGTTCTGCTCAG AGGTGGAGAGCTCCACGGTGACCACCCGCATCGTGTCCCAGATCAAGACCAAGGGGGCCCTGGGCGTCAGCTTCACCTTCTTCGGCACCTCCCTGCTCTTCATCACGTCCCACTTCACCT CTGGAGACGGGAAGGTGGGTGAgcggctggtggactacagcaaGACCGTCCAGGGCCTGGCCCTGCCCAAGAACGTGCCGGACACCAGCCCCTACCGCTCCGACGCTG CGGACGTCACCACCCGCTTCGACGAGGTCTTCTGGTTCGGAGACTTCAACTTCCGCCTGAGCGGGGGGCGGGCGACCGTGGAGGCCATCCTGAGGCAGGACCCTGGCTCCAGCGTGCAGGCCCTGCTGCAGCATGACCAGCTCGCCCGTGAGATGCAGAGAG GGTCCATCTTCAAGGGCTTCCAGGAGCCGGACATCCACTTCCTGCCGTCGTACAAGTTCGACGTCGGGAAGGACTCGTATGACAGCACCTCCAAGCAGAGGACCCCGTCCTACACG GACCGCGTCCTGTTCAGGAGCCGCCACAAGGACGACATCTGCCCCGTAAAGTACTCCTCCTGCCCCGGCATCAGGACATCCGACCACCGCCCCGT TATCCCACTAGCTGCTGGGAAGTTTGACCGGGAGCTGTACCTGCTGGGAATCAAGAGACGCATCTCCAGAGAGATCCAGAGGCAGCAGGCACTCAAGAGCCAGCACGCCAGCGCCATCTGCACCGTCTCCTGA
- the INPP5E gene encoding phosphatidylinositol polyphosphate 5-phosphatase type IV isoform X1: protein MPSKLASLGHSEAASQQPTPQGCLRPEGSMLKGLLPNSDEEPVPCLGSPAAGDLRGPERSPELPLDTPEQVSNEDPQAQARPFTPKPPPPRPRLERALSLDEKGWRKRRFRTSREDLTVRNGASPSGGSLQDETPRTPTRSGSPPCLSASLQEIPTARRAPGSGGPSSWGNCLSGMISTSLDLLHREGASAGSAPRLASLLSPRPLPAMGRNVASEGLRTANKVDPDHADYKLRLQARLFRAHSSLGPGRPPSPLACDDCSLHSSRSTFSLLAPIRAKDVRSRSYLEGSLLASGALMGADELARYFPDRTVALFVATWNMQGQKELPPNLDELLLPAEADLAQDLYVVGVQEGCSDRREWETRLQETLGPHYVMLYSAAHGALYMSVLIRRDLIWFCSEVESSTVTTRIVSQIKTKGALGVSFTFFGTSLLFITSHFTSGDGKVGERLVDYSKTVQGLALPKNVPDTSPYRSDAADVTTRFDEVFWFGDFNFRLSGGRATVEAILRQDPGSSVQALLQHDQLAREMQRGSIFKGFQEPDIHFLPSYKFDVGKDSYDSTSKQRTPSYTDRVLFRSRHKDDICPVKYSSCPGIRTSDHRPVYGLFRVKVRPGRDNIPLAAGKFDRELYLLGIKRRISREIQRQQALKSQHASAICTVS, encoded by the exons ATGCCATCCAAGTTGGCGAGCTTGGGGCACTCAGAGGCCGCCTCCCAGCAGCCCACTCCCCAGGGGTGTCTGCGTCCTGAAGGCAGCATGCTCAAGGGACTGCTTCCAAACAGTGATGAAGAGCCTGTCCCCTGCCTGGGGTCCCCGGCTGCTGGCGACCTTCGGGGACCCGAGAGGAGCCCAGAGCTCCCCCTGGACACCCCAGAGCAAGTCAGCAACGAGGACCCACAGGCCCAAGCGAGACCCTTCACCCCGAAGCCGCCACCCCCGAGGCCCAGGCTGGAGCGGGCGCTATCCCTGGATGAGAAGGGCTGGAGAAAGAGGCGTTTTCGAACCAGCCGTGAGGACCTGACTGTGCGGAATGGGGCCAGCCCCTCGGGGGGCTCCCTGCAGGACGAGACCCCCAGGACCCCCACCCGCAGCGGCTCCCCACCTTGCCTGAGCGCCTCCCTGCAGGAGATCCCCACGGCTCGCAGGGCCCCGGGCAGCGGGGGGCCCTCCTCATGGGGAAACTGTCTTTCCGGGATGATCAGCACGTCCCTGGACCTGCTGCACCGGGAAGGGGCCTCGGCCGGGAGTGCCCCCCGGCTGGCCAGCCTGCTTTCCCCGCGCCCGCTGCCCGCCATGGGCCGCAACGTGGCCTCCGAAGGCCTGCGGACAGCGAACAAGGTGGACCCGGATCATGCCGACTACAAGCTCCGGCTACAGGCCAGGCTGTTCCGTGCGCACAGCAGCCTGGGCCCTGGCCGGCCCCCGAGCCCCCTGGCCTGCGACGACTGCTCCCTCCACTCGTCCAGGTCCACCTTCAGCCTCCTGGCGCCCATCCGTGCCAAGGACGTCCGGAGCAG GAGCTACCTGGAGGGGAGCCTCCTGGCAAGCGGGGCCCTGATGGGGGCGGACGAGCTGGCCCGTTACTTCCCGGACCGGACCGTGGCTCTGTTCGTGGCCACATGGAACATGCAGGGCCAGAAG GAGCTGCCCCCGAACCTGGACGAGCTCCTGCTGCCAGCCGAGGCTGACCTGGCCCAGGACCTGTATGTCGTGGGCGTCCAGGAGGGCTGCTCCGACAG GCGGGAGTGGGAGACGCGGCTGCAGGAGACGCTGGGCCCGCACTACGTCATGCTGTACTCGGCAGCCCACGGCGCGCTCTACATGTCCGTGCTCATCCGCAGGGACCTCATCTGGTTCTGCTCAG AGGTGGAGAGCTCCACGGTGACCACCCGCATCGTGTCCCAGATCAAGACCAAGGGGGCCCTGGGCGTCAGCTTCACCTTCTTCGGCACCTCCCTGCTCTTCATCACGTCCCACTTCACCT CTGGAGACGGGAAGGTGGGTGAgcggctggtggactacagcaaGACCGTCCAGGGCCTGGCCCTGCCCAAGAACGTGCCGGACACCAGCCCCTACCGCTCCGACGCTG CGGACGTCACCACCCGCTTCGACGAGGTCTTCTGGTTCGGAGACTTCAACTTCCGCCTGAGCGGGGGGCGGGCGACCGTGGAGGCCATCCTGAGGCAGGACCCTGGCTCCAGCGTGCAGGCCCTGCTGCAGCATGACCAGCTCGCCCGTGAGATGCAGAGAG GGTCCATCTTCAAGGGCTTCCAGGAGCCGGACATCCACTTCCTGCCGTCGTACAAGTTCGACGTCGGGAAGGACTCGTATGACAGCACCTCCAAGCAGAGGACCCCGTCCTACACG GACCGCGTCCTGTTCAGGAGCCGCCACAAGGACGACATCTGCCCCGTAAAGTACTCCTCCTGCCCCGGCATCAGGACATCCGACCACCGCCCCGTGTACGGCCTGTTCCGGGTCAAAGTGAGGCCGGGGAGAGACAA TATCCCACTAGCTGCTGGGAAGTTTGACCGGGAGCTGTACCTGCTGGGAATCAAGAGACGCATCTCCAGAGAGATCCAGAGGCAGCAGGCACTCAAGAGCCAGCACGCCAGCGCCATCTGCACCGTCTCCTGA
- the INPP5E gene encoding phosphatidylinositol polyphosphate 5-phosphatase type IV isoform X3 — MPSKLASLGHSEAASQQPTPQGCLRPEGSMLKGLLPNSDEEPVPCLGSPAAGDLRGPERSPELPLDTPEQVSNEDPQAQARPFTPKPPPPRPRLERALSLDEKGWRKRRFRTSREDLTVRNGASPSGGSLQDETPRTPTRSGSPPCLSASLQEIPTARRAPGSGGPSSWGNCLSGMISTSLDLLHREGASAGSAPRLASLLSPRPLPAMGRNVASEGLRTANKVDPDHADYKLRLQARLFRAHSSLGPGRPPSPLACDDCSLHSSRSTFSLLAPIRAKDVRSRSYLEGSLLASGALMGADELARYFPDRTVALFVATWNMQGQKELPPNLDELLLPAEADLAQDLYVVGVQEGCSDRREWETRLQETLGPHYVMLYSAAHGALYMSVLIRRDLIWFCSEVESSTVTTRIVSQIKTKGALGVSFTFFGTSLLFITSHFTSGDGKVGERLVDYSKTVQGLALPKNVPDTSPYRSDAADVTTRFDEVFWFGDFNFRLSGGRATVEAILRQDPGSSVQALLQHDQLAREMQRGSIFKGFQEPDIHFLPSYKFDVGKDSYDSTSKQRTPSYTDRVLFRSRHKDDICPVKYSSCPGIRTSDHRPVYGLFRVKYPTSCWEV, encoded by the exons ATGCCATCCAAGTTGGCGAGCTTGGGGCACTCAGAGGCCGCCTCCCAGCAGCCCACTCCCCAGGGGTGTCTGCGTCCTGAAGGCAGCATGCTCAAGGGACTGCTTCCAAACAGTGATGAAGAGCCTGTCCCCTGCCTGGGGTCCCCGGCTGCTGGCGACCTTCGGGGACCCGAGAGGAGCCCAGAGCTCCCCCTGGACACCCCAGAGCAAGTCAGCAACGAGGACCCACAGGCCCAAGCGAGACCCTTCACCCCGAAGCCGCCACCCCCGAGGCCCAGGCTGGAGCGGGCGCTATCCCTGGATGAGAAGGGCTGGAGAAAGAGGCGTTTTCGAACCAGCCGTGAGGACCTGACTGTGCGGAATGGGGCCAGCCCCTCGGGGGGCTCCCTGCAGGACGAGACCCCCAGGACCCCCACCCGCAGCGGCTCCCCACCTTGCCTGAGCGCCTCCCTGCAGGAGATCCCCACGGCTCGCAGGGCCCCGGGCAGCGGGGGGCCCTCCTCATGGGGAAACTGTCTTTCCGGGATGATCAGCACGTCCCTGGACCTGCTGCACCGGGAAGGGGCCTCGGCCGGGAGTGCCCCCCGGCTGGCCAGCCTGCTTTCCCCGCGCCCGCTGCCCGCCATGGGCCGCAACGTGGCCTCCGAAGGCCTGCGGACAGCGAACAAGGTGGACCCGGATCATGCCGACTACAAGCTCCGGCTACAGGCCAGGCTGTTCCGTGCGCACAGCAGCCTGGGCCCTGGCCGGCCCCCGAGCCCCCTGGCCTGCGACGACTGCTCCCTCCACTCGTCCAGGTCCACCTTCAGCCTCCTGGCGCCCATCCGTGCCAAGGACGTCCGGAGCAG GAGCTACCTGGAGGGGAGCCTCCTGGCAAGCGGGGCCCTGATGGGGGCGGACGAGCTGGCCCGTTACTTCCCGGACCGGACCGTGGCTCTGTTCGTGGCCACATGGAACATGCAGGGCCAGAAG GAGCTGCCCCCGAACCTGGACGAGCTCCTGCTGCCAGCCGAGGCTGACCTGGCCCAGGACCTGTATGTCGTGGGCGTCCAGGAGGGCTGCTCCGACAG GCGGGAGTGGGAGACGCGGCTGCAGGAGACGCTGGGCCCGCACTACGTCATGCTGTACTCGGCAGCCCACGGCGCGCTCTACATGTCCGTGCTCATCCGCAGGGACCTCATCTGGTTCTGCTCAG AGGTGGAGAGCTCCACGGTGACCACCCGCATCGTGTCCCAGATCAAGACCAAGGGGGCCCTGGGCGTCAGCTTCACCTTCTTCGGCACCTCCCTGCTCTTCATCACGTCCCACTTCACCT CTGGAGACGGGAAGGTGGGTGAgcggctggtggactacagcaaGACCGTCCAGGGCCTGGCCCTGCCCAAGAACGTGCCGGACACCAGCCCCTACCGCTCCGACGCTG CGGACGTCACCACCCGCTTCGACGAGGTCTTCTGGTTCGGAGACTTCAACTTCCGCCTGAGCGGGGGGCGGGCGACCGTGGAGGCCATCCTGAGGCAGGACCCTGGCTCCAGCGTGCAGGCCCTGCTGCAGCATGACCAGCTCGCCCGTGAGATGCAGAGAG GGTCCATCTTCAAGGGCTTCCAGGAGCCGGACATCCACTTCCTGCCGTCGTACAAGTTCGACGTCGGGAAGGACTCGTATGACAGCACCTCCAAGCAGAGGACCCCGTCCTACACG GACCGCGTCCTGTTCAGGAGCCGCCACAAGGACGACATCTGCCCCGTAAAGTACTCCTCCTGCCCCGGCATCAGGACATCCGACCACCGCCCCGTGTACGGCCTGTTCCGGGTCAAA TATCCCACTAGCTGCTGGGAAGTTTGA